From the Paraflavitalea soli genome, the window GTCAGCCGGAAAGAAGTCTCGATGCCGGAATCTTTTATGCGTTATGTCAACGCTGTTGCTGAGAACAACCTGGAAGATGCCTTACGAAAGAATACCAGGCGCTTTCGCAAAATGCTGAAGAACATTCCTAAAAAGAAGATCAACTATGCCTACGCGGAAGGCAAATGGACGTTGAAAGAGCTGTTGCAGCATATTGTCGATGCCGAAAGGGTGTTCGTGTTCCGGGCGCTGCATTTTGCCCGAAAGGACACCGTTCCCCTGCCCGGCTTCGACGAGAATGTATGGGCCATTACCGCCAAAGCGCCCAAACGCAGCTGGGGCGACCTGGTAGATGAATTCACTGCCCTGCGTGTGTCTACGGAGCTATTCTTCCAATCATTCGATGAAGACCAGCTGCTGGCCACCGGCACTGCCAACAACAATCCCATGAGCGTTGTCGGCCTCGGTTTCGTTTGTGCCGGACATGTAGCCCATCATATGAACATCATTAAAGAACGTTACCTGAATGAATATCCCGCGAAGAAGGCGGTGAAGAAGAAAGGAAGCAAAAAGAACCAGGGATTAGGTTTTAGCTCTTAGCGGTTAGCTATTGGCGATTAACAGCCTCATGTCTTTTGTATGGCTAAATGCTAATTCCTAACAGCTAACTCCTCCCCTGAATACGAAATCTTATTGCCTTTTGCTCGTAGCTCAAAGCTCACCGCTCGCAGCTTGCTTTTGAATGCTTTTCGTAAACCATGCATACAACTCCTTCATTTCCCCATGCTGTTCCAGCAAGGCCATATGCTTTTCAATGGTAGGTGTATCATACCGTATGGCCGGTCCGGTTTGAGCATCCTGGGGCGACATATACTGCAACCGTTCTGCCACCTGCACGATCAGCGGATGCAACAGGGAGAAATCGGCGCCCTCCGCCTGGCAGTACCGCTCCGCCAACGTATACAAATGATTGGTAAAGTTGCTCACCATCACTGCTGCCACATGCAGTTTCAACCGCTGTTCATCACTGGCCACACCCACCTGGGTAGAAAGGCTTAGCGCCAGGTCACGCAGCAAGGCAAGGTCGTCCGGTGTGTTGGCATCTATCAGCAGGGGAATGTCTGGCAACTGCTCCATTTCCTTGCGCAAGCTTTGTAAAGGATAGAAAATACCGTACCGTGTACTGGCAACTTTCAACACCTCTTTCGATACCGATCCGGCAGTATGCACCACCAGTTTATCTTGCAGAGGCAGGGAAGCCGCCACAGATGCTATAGCAGCATCGGCCACGGCAATGATGTACAGATCGGCATGGGGATCCAGGTGATCCATATCCGTGGTATAAGCAGCCTGCAGTTCAGCCGCCAGTTGTTGGGCATGTATCGCTGACCTCCCATATACCTGCACCACTTCATGCCCTGCTGCTGTTATTTTCCGGCCCAGTATCGTAGCCACATTACCCGTACCGATCAATCCTATGCGCATAATTTACTTTGTGTTGCAAGCTAAGGAAAAACGGCAATCGACAAATCGGCAGTCGTGAATCGGCAGTCGGCAGTTCCCGCTATGGCGGGACAAGCTGTGCATCGTTTACCACTGTGAAACATTCCAGGCAAACGTGTATTTAGCCCCATCGGGGCTACCGCTTTGTAGAAAACATATTCAAAGGTTTTTGTGCGCTGTAGGCGCACCCCTTAAGGAGCGTCACCTACGGCGCCGCATTGAACACGCAACATGTTGCTACAAAGCTATTGCACCTAAAGGTGCAAAAATGCACCGTTCAACCTGCCAACATATCAACTAACTTGCACTCCATTCTATATTCTAAATTCTGTATTCTACATTCTCCTCCTCCCATGACTTTCGCACAAAAACTGGTCGTCAACTATATCCGGGCAAGGTTCAACATGCTGTCGCTTGTTTCCACTAAGCGGGCAGCCCGAAAGGCATTCGACTTATTTTGCACGCCCCTGCGCAAATCAAAGAAGAAAACGCCGCCCATATTTGAACGGGCCGAACAATTGTCTTTTTCCCTGGAAGGCATCACCGTTCGGGGCCATCGCTGGAACCATCCACAGCCCCATAAAGCCCTCATCATTCACGGCTTTGAATCTACCTCCAAAAACTTTGATCGCTATATTACACCCCTTATCCGCAAGGGTTATGAGGTGCTGGCCTTTGATGCGCCTGCGCATGGCAACTCCGGGGGCAAACAGATCACCCTACCCCTGTACATCTGCACCCTGCAGGAAATTTACCGGCTGTATGGTCCCATACAACATTTTATGGCCCATTCCCTGGGTGGCCTCGCCCTGGTGCATTTTATAGAGACCATCCCGCATGATGCCCATACCCGGCTGGCCCTCATAGCCCCGGCCACCGAAACCACCACCGCCATCGACTCATTTTTCAAATTCCTCGACCTCCGGCCGGCCATCCGCCAAGACTTCGACCAGCTGATCTTCGATAGATCAGGCTACTGGCCTTCTCATTTTTCCATACGCCGGGCCATGCAGCAGGTACAGGCGCAGGTACTGTGGTTCCATGATGAGCAGGATGAGCTTACGCCCCTCTCCGATGCCCTGAAGGTGCGGGATGACCAGCATCCCCATCTTTCCTTTGTCATTACCCACGGGCTGGGGCACCGGGCGATTTATCGCGACAACAAGGTTGTGAAACAGGTTATTGAGTTCTTATAACACTTTTTTGCATTGCATGCGTCGCTCTTCGTTGTTCTTTTGTCTTGATACAAAAGAACCAAAAGATCAAGGCTGCAGAGATAAAAGCTACAATTCCCCGACTGACGCTACAAAGAACGAAGTCTAAAGCCAGGCTTTAGTACTGCTCTGATCGATTCTGCCGCTCAGCTTTTGTGCTTATATCATCATCGTTCTTTGCTTAACGCGTCCGCGGGGGAATTGCTTAACGCTTTTCTCTCTGAGGCCGTCTGCCTACTATCGGTAAATTGCTGCAATAACTGTCAACGAGGCTTAAAATTGAAGAAACATATAAAAGCCTCCAAGCCACAGTGCGAGCGTGTAGCTGTGCTTTAGCTCCCCAAAAAAGTAAGCCGCCAATTATCAACCATTTAAAGCTAAGGCTGCCAGTAATAAATAAGCACCACCGAACCTGGGGAGGAGTGGCTCGTCAGGCCGCGCGGAGCGATCGGGCCTGACTTGACTTTTTGGTTCTTTTGCGTCAAGGCAAAAGAACAGAAAAAGCCAGACACGCAGTGTCAAAACAAGCTAGCGCGCAGCGCAAAACAAAAGCACTATCCAATTTTATCCAAAGATCATATCATTTTAACGTTCATCTATATTCCTGCCGCCTGAAAGGCTAAAAATCTTATATTGAAACCAGTTTCATCAACGATTATTTTTTTTTATCATTTGAACCAGATCTCACGGAGAAAATTCCTGCAGCACAGCAGCCGGCTGGCTGGCGGCGCCTATCCCGCCATGATGGCCATGGGTCTTTTACAAGAAGCGCCCGCCCATCCCTTTCACCTGCCGGGCGATGCCAAAGGTGAACACATCATTATTTTAGGCGCAGGCCTGGCCGGACTCACCGCCGCTTATGAACTCCAGAAACTGGGCTATCGCTGTACCATCCTGGAAGCCCGGGAAAGGGCCGGCGGACGCTGCTGGAGTGTGCGCAAGGGATCGGTAACCACCGAAACCGGACAGCCCACACAAAAAGCAGCTTTTGAAGAAGGGCTTTATTTCAATGCCGGACCTTCCCGCATTCCCCATCACCACCAGATCACCTTACAATATTGCAAAGAGCTCAATGTGCCTTTGCAGGTGTATAATAATGTCAATGAATCCGCCTATTATTTCAGTGAGGGCAAAGGGCCGTTGAGTAATAAAAAGATAAGGGTGCGTGAAGTACACAATGATGTGCGCGGCTACCTGAGCGAGCTGCTGGCCAAAGCCGTGGACAGTCACCAGGTGGATGCCGCCCTCACCAAGGAAGATGCCCAAAAGGTGGTGGAATACCTGCGGGCCGAAGGCGGGCTCGACCTCGATAAACTCTACAAAGCCTCCGCCCGGCGTGGTTATGTAGAAGCACCGGGGGCGGGTGAAAAAGCAGGCCGTATTGCCGATCCACATACCTTATCCGCCATTGTGAGTTCAGGACTGCTCGATCCCGATTTTTACAATGTGGCCGAGTATACCTACGAACTACAGATGACGATGTTCCAGGCGGTGGGTGGTATGGACATGATCGCCAAGGCATTCGAAAAGAAACTGACTACCCTCATTCAGTTCAACGCAGCTGTTACCGCCATCCGCAATACAGAGAAAGGCGTGCAGGTCAATTACAAAACACCTGCTGGCGATAAAAGCCTGCAGGGAGATTACTGTATCTGTACCATTCCCCTGCCCGTATTGAGTAATATAGACCATAACTTTTCATCCGGGGTAAGCCGGGCCATCGATTACGCCAATTATATCAAGACCGGTAAGATCGGCCTGCAGTTCAAGCGGCGTTTCTGGGAAGAAGATGAAAATATCTATGGCGGCATTACCCATACCAATAACGAGCTGACGCAGCTCTTTTATCCTTCCAATGATTACCTGGGTAAGAAAGGTATCCTGATCGGTTATTATAATTTCAATGAAAAAGCGAAACTGGTAGGTGATCTCTCTTTTGCACAGCGTCAGCAGCTGGCCCTGCAAAAAGGCCGGCTCATCCATCCGCAGTATGACCAGGAATTTGAACAGGCTTTTTCCGTAAGCTGGCACAAGACCCAATACAACCTGGGCGGCTGGGCGGTTTATAGCGGAGAAGAGCGACAAACCCTTTACAAAGCTTTGCTGGCACCGGATAAAAACGTATATTTTGCTGGGGAGCATACCACCTACCTCAACTCCTGGATGGCCGGGGCTTTTGAATCCGCCCGGGTAGCTGCTACGGCCGTTCATGGCCGGGTATCAGAACAACGACTCACCTATCCACGATAGTTAAGCCATATGAGTAAACAAAACTAACAAACATGAGTAACTACATCAACCGCCGCCAACTGCTTAAAACCGGCGCCCTGCTCACTGGCTCGCTCGGTTTTATTCCATCTTTCGCCAACAAATTACTGGTCCATCCGCCTGCCCAGGTATTTGATCCGCTACAGACCTGGGAAACCGATGAATCCGTCATCCTTTCCGCACCACCCGAGATCAAGGCACGGCTTTCTGCCAATGAAAATCCTTTTGGCCCTTCTGCCAAAGCCCGCAAGGCCATCCAGGACGCCATTGCCGATAGCTACCGTTATCCCTTTACCGTTGGCCGTGAACTGGCTACCAAAATAGCCACGTACGAAGGCGTGCAACCCATGCAGATCATGCTGGGCGCCGGCTCCTCTCCCCTGCTGCTGGCCGCCGCTATGTACTTCAGCAAAGAGGGTGGCAGCATTATTACCGGCGATCCTTCCTACCATGACCTGGCCGAAAAAGCTGCCCAGTTCAAAGCCAATATCATTAAGGTACCGCTCACGGTCGATTATACACTGGACCTCGACGCGATGGAAAAAGCTATTACCGCCGATACCAAACTCATCTATATCTGCAATCCCAATAACCCTACGGCTACCGTATTGGATACGGCCAGGCTGAAAGGTTTCTGCGAACGCGTATCGCCCAAAGTGCCCATTTTTATTGATGAAGCCTATATTGATTACCTCGATGATCCCAAGGGCGCTTCCATGATGGATGCTGTGCGCCAGGGGCAAAATGTGATCATTGCCCGTACTTTCTCCAAGCTCTATGGTTTTGCCGGATTGCGGGTGGGTTATGCCGTAGCGCCGACTGCTATCATCCTTGCCCTCAACCAGTATTCCACCGGCGGCATGTCTATTTCAGCTACTTCCATCCAGGCGGCCAATGCCACTTACCTCGATATGGAATACCTCAATGAGGCCAAGGCCAAAACCGTGGCTTCGAAGAAATTCCTGTATGAGTTGCTGGAGAAAGAAGGTTATACCTGGATCCCCTCTTCGGCCAACTTTGTGATGTTTCCCATTAAGATGGAAGCCGGCAAGTTCAGCAATGAGATGATGAAGCGGGGCGTCAGCATCCGTACCTGGCGTTTTGTGGGTAAGGACTGGTGCCGTATCAGTCTTGGTACCATGGACGAGATGCAGGAGTTTGCAAAAGCGTTTAAAGAGATTTCTTAGTAAGTTGTCAACACTTTCTTAGTTGCAATTTCGAATATCCCTTCCAGGTCATTACGACTCTACATTCTTTGTCATTTCGACCGAAGGGAGAAATCCGCTATCGAAGCAAACGGATTTCTCACTCCGCTTCGCTGCGTTCGAAATGACAACCAAGACTGAAACATTATCAAAGTAAACACATTCACAACTCAGGACTCACACATTCAACCAGTCAACATAATGAAACAATTCATCCTATCCGTAGCCCTTTCTTCATTAGTGGTCTTTTCCTACAGCCAGGACAAACCCCGCACCCTCACCCTCGATGAATACCAAAAAACAAAGGCCTTTGCCGTCAAAGACCTGGACAATGATACCTATGTAAAGTTTGAGAACACCTATGTCCTCGACCGGTACGAAAGCCGCAAACCTTATTTCATTACCGGCGATGATGGCAAAAAGAAACGCATCGACATCTACAAACTCCTGGCCAAGGAAGGCATGCACGACCTGGGTATTATGATCTTTTATACCAATGAAAAAGGAACTTTGTACAAAGCCTGCATGCCCCATTTCACCGCCGATGCCAAGGTATGGGAAAAGTATTTTGAGGACATTCATGCCATCGATAAGCAGGAAGCCAATTTTGTGTTGAAGTTGTCGTATGTGTTGTCGAAGGAGTTTGGTTTCCAGTTGTACAAGGCCGCCAACCAGGGCAAGGACCTCAGCAAGGAATCCGGCACTTATGGCAATGATATTTGCTTTCCGGGTACCATGCAGGTGAGCATGGCCGGTGGTGGCAGCAAAGCCCTGGCAGCTATCCGGCCTGGTGATCGCATCCTTACGTTGGATCCCGCTACCCAGCAAACCAATGTAGTGACCGTCAAAGAACTCACCAGTCATACCGCAAAGAATTATGCCATCACCAGGCTTACTTTGCTGGCTGCCCGGGAAACCAGCACCACCGCTGGGACCGAGGTATGGCTGTCTGGCAAAACTGTAGAAGCCACCCCCAATCATCCCGTATTGACCCAGGGCGGACAAAAAAAGATGGGAGCAATAGCCGTGGGTGATGAGATCCTTTGCCTGGATAAATCAACCGGCCGTTATGAAACCTTCAAAGTATGGCACAAAACGGAATCAGCCGGTGGCCTCCAGCCTGTGTACAATATTGTGGCCGATGGCGGTAACACCTTCATGATGAATGGAGTAATGGTACTGCAGAAATAAAACAGCTACAAGAAAACAGCTGCGAGCTACGAGCTTCGAGTGGCGAGTTGGTACGGCGCGGCAGTTCGCGGTTCAATATTTTGTAAAACCAAGGAAATACATAATCCAAGGCCCCCTCCAGGGCCTTTTTGTTTTCTCAGGGCTCGTAGCTAACAGCTCGCAGCTTTCCCCAAAAAACTGCTAATCGCATAACTTTTTGTGCTAATTCGACAAGTCGTATCCACTAAATTGCACACAGGTTCAGGATTTCTCACGGTTGGACAGGTATGAACCGCTCTCGATCTTCATTTACGTGCAAACTCACCATTTACTCAACAGGAATAGCTAATGATAGCTAAACCGGCGATGCCCTCTACGTCGCTAACACTATAACATGTACCCTTTTCGGGAACAGCTAAAACGCATCATGAAGCAATTGTATTGGAGAAATTAATGGTTTAATGGTTAAATGGCAAAGCTGCGCGCAATGTGGCAGCTATCCCTGGTCAGCCCCATTGCTGTCCGTGGCACAGGCCGGCAATGGCGCCCCTTGGGGTTCCAACACATTGTGGTAGCTATTGCTATTGAACCCATTTAATCTGTCAAACACATTAACCCTTATGTCCCTATTCCCTGGCACCTTGTAATCCATTCATCATTAAACCTTTTGCTATGCAAGTTCAACTTACGGATGCCGATGTTCAGAGACTGGCCCTTGTGCGCGAGACCATTCTCAAGAACCTGCGTTATCACTACACCATTCCCTGCCTGGCACAAACGGCAGGCATCAATGAGTTTAAATTGAAGACCGGTTTTAAAGCCCTGTACGGACAGCCTGTCTTTGATTTTCTCACCGAGCACCGCATGAAGATGGCCATGGAACTGATGGAAAGCAACAACTATTCCATTGGGGAAATTGCCCATCGCTGTGGCTACAACCATCCCACTAATTTCTGTGCGGCCTTCCGCCGCCGTTACCATATCCGGCCTTCCGATTACCGGAAGAGCATACCCGAGGGGGTGCGCAGCGCCGTATAATTTTATTGGACGGATGATCTCCCTTTACAGGCGGATGCTTTTTTAAGTATCCGCCTGCTTGTTGGGAAATGACCGGGAAATAATACTGTGTGCATTATGGATTATCCTGTCCGCATCATGGGCGTACAATAACTTACAGGGAGTATGACCGCTGAAGGTCATGGCTTTAACCCCTCTTTTAAAATAGACCTCTATGATGCAAGACATCCCATGATCCGGGAGGCTGGAGGCCCCCGGATCTTATTGTTGCACTTACTATCAATTTTGTATGAAACGCGCCATTATTGTAGAGATCATTACCGCCTTGTTTGTCATCCTGTTCCTCTATACAGGCATTAGTAAGATCATGGAATTTGACATCTTCAAGGACCAGCTAAAGCAATCACCCATTGTGGGTTTTGCGGCCCCGCTGGTGGCTGTTGGCTTGCCGGCATTCGAGTTTTTACTGGTAGCCGCGCTGGTGATACCGCGCTGGCGCTTAAGGGCGCTGTATGCGTCTACCGCCCTCATGGTGGCTTTTACAGTTTATATCATTGTGTTGATGAATATTTCCGATCACCTGCCCTGCAGTTGCGGTGGTGTGCTGGCGCAGCTATCCTGGGGAGACCATATTATTTTTAACAGTGTGTACATCCTATTAGGTATTGTGGGCATATTGCTGGAAAGGAAGATCTGGCGGGATACTCACCGCGCTCATTCGATTGCTTCTACTTAAATTATTTATATGAAACTCGACTCCATCCAGTTCCTGCGTGCCGTAGCTGCCAGCGTGGTGGTGTATGCCCACTCTATTGATCTGAGCCAGCAGTATGGCGGCAAATCCTTCCAGGAAGGTTTTCATTTCCTGAGCGATGTGGGTTGTATTGGGGTAGACCTGTTTTTTGTGATCTCGGGATTTATCATCACCTATGTGGCGGGTAAGTACACCGGAGCCAAAGAAGGAGTAAAGTTTCTGCAAAAGCGCTTTTACCGCATCAACCCGATCTATTATATAGCTACTGCCCTGTTCATTTTTACCATCATGATCCGGTTCTGGATGGTGGGCCGTAACTACGACCTCGGCTCCGACCAGTTCATCGACTCCGCCATCGACACCTTGATTATCTTACCACTCAGTCCCAACAGTTTTGCGCCCCTACTCATGATCGGCTGGACGCTCACCTTCGAGTGGTTATTTTATATTATGTTCTTCGCTACCATTCTTTCCGGGATAAAAAGAAAAATATTAGTGTTGTCGGGCATGATTGCAGCCTTGATCGCACTTGGCTATATCTTTAAACCAGAAGATGTACGATTAACGATCCTCACCAATGCCATCATGTTGGAGTTTCTGCTTGGTGTGATCATCTGCCAGTTGTACCTGCAGGTGAAGAAAGTACCGGTCTATCTGTCTGCTGCACTCTTGGTGGCTGGCCTTGCCTGGTATGTGTACCTGGTATTTGATACCAATCCACTCATCGCCGCCATTGGTCCTATATTGACCGGCCAGCTGAGTATGGACCGCTTCCTGCACTGGGGTATTCCCAGCAGCTTTATTTTCGCGGGTTGTATATTCCTGGAGAAGAGTGGCAAGCTCAGTTGGCTCTGGAGCAACAGGCTATCCCGGCTGGTGGGTGATGCCTCCTACTCTATTTACCTGGTGCATTTCAGTGCCTTCTCCCTGCTCAATATATTGTATTCCAAAACCGGCTTTTTCCTGCCACCCGACCTGGCCATTTTCTTCCACCTGTTCGTAGCGCTGGGTGTCAGCATTGCATTTTACTGGTGGGTGGAAAGACCTTTGCTCAAATGGCTGCAGAAGCCTGCCAAACCGGCCACCATCAAGACCACTGATATACCGGCACCTCCCCTACCACAAGCTACTTAGCATTGGCGGCTATTTCATAATACCAGGCATTCCGCTTCAGGAATTGCAGCATGGGCTCCAGCCATTCATCCACCGCCTGACGTTGGGTAAAGCCATGGTTGCCCTCGGGATACAGGTGCAATTCCACGGGAACACCCTTTTTCTTCAAGGCCTGATAAAATGCCACGCTGTTTTCCGAAGTCACCACCTGGTCATCGCTGGCATGGGTAATATAAGTAGGCGGCGTTTGCCAGTTAGTGTTGGTCTCTGCTGAAAAGAAATGCAGCTGCTCAGGTGTGGGTTTCTCACCCAGTAAACTTATCCTTGAACCGCCATGCGTCAGTCCATTTTCCATGCTGATCACCGGGTACACGAGGATCATGAAGGCCGGACGCAGGCTGATCTCTTCTTTGTTGGGTATGTAGCTCTTATTGAAGTGAGTGCCCAGGGTAGCAGCCAGGTGGCCACCGGCAGAATAGCCTACCACACCCACCCGGTAAGGATCAATATGCCATTCTTTGCTCCGCAATCTTACCAATCTGATAGCCTGTTGCGCATCCATCAGGGGCGCCATACTTTTATCGCGCATCACACTGTCTTTGGGCAAGCGGTATTTCACTACAAAAGCAGCAATCCCTTTTTTTACAAAAGCTTCAGCAATCACCGTACCTTCTTCTTTGGTGGCCAGGAAGGAATAAGCACCGCCCGGAAAGATCACAACGGCTGTTCCGGTATTCCTATCAACCGGGGGGATATAAGCCGTAATGGTAGGCTGCTCCTCTTTAGGCACCGGGCCTAAATTATCGGGAATACTATCTGTATACAGGGGGATCACTTGTTGGGCGCCAACACCCATCGCGCAGGCAAGCAAAAAAGCTGATAAACAAGCTGTTCTAATCATAAAAAAGGACTTCTCTTTTAGGAAGTCCTTTTATTAAAACGAATACTTAAGATGATCAACTACTCCCTATATCTTCTCCTCCAGTATTTTCTTTTCCTCCGGCTGCAGGTATTGCCCATATTTCGACAGGTACTCTTTGGCCACCGGCTTCAGGTGTTCCCAATCCTGCTGGTTCATCAGCTGGATCGTTTTGGCCCGCAATAAAATCTCTTCACCTGGTGCGCCATAAGGCTTAACCTTCATGGCAATCTCCTCCCAATTGGGTTTAGCCGCTGCATTGGGTACATAGGGTGCAATCACGTCGACATACACAATATTCATCAGTTTGGTATGCAAGGCCCGGTTGGGATTAGCTTGCAGTTGTTGCTGCAGGAAGATAAAACCAGGGTCGGTTACTTTTTTGGTGTTGTTCTCGATCAATACCAGGTCATCTTCCGAGTAAGGCGCTTTCAGCGTACCAACGTATAGAGCATTAAACCGGTTTACCCCGGCCCGGTCACCTACCTGTGCTGCGGTCATGGCCAGTTCTTTGATAAAGGCCGGATCGGTCTTCCCGTTCATATATTCCTCCAGCATGGCAGCATAGAGCTCACCCGGCTCCGTCAGGTCGGTATCAAGGGCCGCAATGGCAGGCAGGTTGCCCATTTGCGGATTGAGTGCCTGGTGTATCTTCCTCAATTCGGCAAAAGGTATTTTCACCACTTCCCGGTCGTAGGTCATCAGCCCATTTTGCTCCCCCTCTACATCAAAAGGCTGGGTATAGATGCTGGCGCTCAGCCCTTCCTTTTGCAACAGCTGCAGGTGTTTGTTCATGATGCTGTATTTGGCTTTCAGCCCTGCTGGCTTTTCATTTACATAACCCCAGGCGCTGTTGGTGAGCCATTGGTGTTTGGGAATGAATACCCCAATACCACCAAACTCCCCCAACACCTGGGCTTTGCCCGGCATTTTCATGCTGTTCATGGGGTCGGGGTAACTGTGTATATCCGTCATATCGGCTGCCACGTAGGCATTCGGGCTGGGGCTGCGCAGTTTTTCATTCACATACAATATCTCCCCGCTGTGCCCATTTACCAGCCTGGAGGGGTCCGTGGCTTTTATCCATTTGGTCAGGCGTTCCTGATCGTATTGCCCCCATTTTTCATTAAAGAGCACCCAGGTGGTAATACAGGGATGGTTGTGCAATTGCTCCATCATCTCTTTGCCTTGTTTTTCAAAGATCTGTTTGGCGCCTGCAGGCAAGCCGGGATTGGGCTGTACAAAATCCTGCCATACCAACATGCCCAGTTTATCGGCATGGTAGTACCAGCGTGCTGGTTCTATTTTGATATGCTTACGGATGGTATTAAAACCCATGCTTTTAATGGCTTCTATATCAAACCGCAGGGCCGCATCGGTAGGTGCTGTATGTAGCCCATCTGGCCAGAAGCCCTGGTCCAGCGTACCGAGGTTGAAGTAGGGCTTGCCATTGAGGAATATACGTTCTACACCCTGGTTGTCTTTCTGCACACTTACCTGCCGCATACCAAAATAAGACTTCACTTCGTCAATCACGGCATTGCCTTTTTTCAGCCTCACCACCAGGTCATAGAGGTAAGGATCAGCGGGCGACCATAATTTTGGTTGCGCGATTGCCAATACGCCGGTATAGTTGCCTCCGGCAGCTGGTTTAAGCGTGGCAGTAGCAACGCCACTTATGGCTTCAATGGTACATCCCTTGCAATCGCCTATCACCTGGCTGTTGAGGGTCAGCTGTCCCTTTTCCAGCGAAGCGCCAGACAATTGGGGCGTAAGCTCCAAATGGTTGATGTAAGCAGCAGGCACCTGTTCCAGCCACACCGTTTGCCAGATGCCGGAACTGGGGGTATAATAAATGTCTTTAGGATTCAATACTTGTTTGCCCCGGGGGCCAATGCCGGCATCGGATGGGTCATATACTTTCAGCACCAGCTCATTAGCGCCTTTCTTTAAAGCAGTGGTAATGTCGATGTCAAAAGCAGTATAGCCCCCCTCGTGGGTACCTACCTGCTTGCCGTTGAGGAATACCCAGCATTGGTAATCTACCGCGCCAAAATGCAGCAGTAATTTTTCTCCCGCCTTCATGGCTGGTGCTACAATGCTGCGTTTATACCAAAGGCGCTGCTCAGGCATCAATGCTTTCTTTACACCAGAGAGGGCCGACTCCAAGGGGTAAGGCACCAGGATATGGCCTTCCCAG encodes:
- a CDS encoding alpha/beta hydrolase, giving the protein MIRTACLSAFLLACAMGVGAQQVIPLYTDSIPDNLGPVPKEEQPTITAYIPPVDRNTGTAVVIFPGGAYSFLATKEEGTVIAEAFVKKGIAAFVVKYRLPKDSVMRDKSMAPLMDAQQAIRLVRLRSKEWHIDPYRVGVVGYSAGGHLAATLGTHFNKSYIPNKEEISLRPAFMILVYPVISMENGLTHGGSRISLLGEKPTPEQLHFFSAETNTNWQTPPTYITHASDDQVVTSENSVAFYQALKKKGVPVELHLYPEGNHGFTQRQAVDEWLEPMLQFLKRNAWYYEIAANAK
- a CDS encoding acyltransferase family protein, which translates into the protein MKLDSIQFLRAVAASVVVYAHSIDLSQQYGGKSFQEGFHFLSDVGCIGVDLFFVISGFIITYVAGKYTGAKEGVKFLQKRFYRINPIYYIATALFIFTIMIRFWMVGRNYDLGSDQFIDSAIDTLIILPLSPNSFAPLLMIGWTLTFEWLFYIMFFATILSGIKRKILVLSGMIAALIALGYIFKPEDVRLTILTNAIMLEFLLGVIICQLYLQVKKVPVYLSAALLVAGLAWYVYLVFDTNPLIAAIGPILTGQLSMDRFLHWGIPSSFIFAGCIFLEKSGKLSWLWSNRLSRLVGDASYSIYLVHFSAFSLLNILYSKTGFFLPPDLAIFFHLFVALGVSIAFYWWVERPLLKWLQKPAKPATIKTTDIPAPPLPQAT
- a CDS encoding glycoside hydrolase family 2 protein, which produces MSHTRKLGIALCLLAGSLSQAQTWKMQPVALQTRWAKEVKADKPYNEYPRPQLERTQWTNLNGLWQYAITSAEASTPTAWEGHILVPYPLESALSGVKKALMPEQRLWYKRSIVAPAMKAGEKLLLHFGAVDYQCWVFLNGKQVGTHEGGYTAFDIDITTALKKGANELVLKVYDPSDAGIGPRGKQVLNPKDIYYTPSSGIWQTVWLEQVPAAYINHLELTPQLSGASLEKGQLTLNSQVIGDCKGCTIEAISGVATATLKPAAGGNYTGVLAIAQPKLWSPADPYLYDLVVRLKKGNAVIDEVKSYFGMRQVSVQKDNQGVERIFLNGKPYFNLGTLDQGFWPDGLHTAPTDAALRFDIEAIKSMGFNTIRKHIKIEPARWYYHADKLGMLVWQDFVQPNPGLPAGAKQIFEKQGKEMMEQLHNHPCITTWVLFNEKWGQYDQERLTKWIKATDPSRLVNGHSGEILYVNEKLRSPSPNAYVAADMTDIHSYPDPMNSMKMPGKAQVLGEFGGIGVFIPKHQWLTNSAWGYVNEKPAGLKAKYSIMNKHLQLLQKEGLSASIYTQPFDVEGEQNGLMTYDREVVKIPFAELRKIHQALNPQMGNLPAIAALDTDLTEPGELYAAMLEEYMNGKTDPAFIKELAMTAAQVGDRAGVNRFNALYVGTLKAPYSEDDLVLIENNTKKVTDPGFIFLQQQLQANPNRALHTKLMNIVYVDVIAPYVPNAAAKPNWEEIAMKVKPYGAPGEEILLRAKTIQLMNQQDWEHLKPVAKEYLSKYGQYLQPEEKKILEEKI